The following coding sequences are from one Pseudomonas mendocina window:
- a CDS encoding AraC family transcriptional regulator, giving the protein MLNEKSRLFANADPYAVSDYVNQHVGSHCIRLPNSGRPSASLSHRSFGSVDLCRISYGGSVRVTSPALETIYHLQVLLQGHCLWRGHGEEHYFTPGELLLINPDDPVDLTYSDDCEKFIVKLPAHLIERACVDNHWQRPGDGVRFASRHQLPQLEGFTNLLGLVCEEAESEQSLPLVQEHYTRIIASKLLGLLSNNVQRQELSESSPSFERLVQFIEENLKQDISVEQLAQLAHMSPRSLYALFEKYLRTTPKHYIRQRKLERVHACLKDPTSKVRNVTEVALDYGFLHLGRFSESYKSAFGELPSDTLRRRES; this is encoded by the coding sequence ATGCTCAACGAGAAGAGTCGGCTGTTCGCCAATGCCGATCCCTATGCGGTGTCCGATTACGTCAACCAGCATGTGGGGTCGCATTGCATTCGTCTGCCCAATAGCGGCCGCCCGTCGGCCAGCCTCAGCCATCGCAGCTTTGGTAGCGTCGACCTGTGCCGCATCAGCTATGGCGGCAGCGTGCGGGTCACCTCGCCAGCGCTGGAAACCATCTATCACCTGCAGGTGCTGCTGCAAGGCCATTGCCTCTGGCGCGGCCATGGTGAGGAGCACTACTTCACCCCTGGCGAACTGCTGCTGATCAACCCGGACGACCCGGTCGACCTGACCTACTCCGACGACTGCGAGAAGTTCATCGTCAAGCTGCCGGCTCACCTGATCGAGCGTGCCTGCGTCGATAACCACTGGCAGCGGCCGGGTGATGGCGTGCGTTTCGCCTCGCGTCATCAGTTGCCGCAACTGGAGGGTTTCACCAACCTGCTCGGTCTGGTTTGCGAGGAGGCCGAGAGCGAGCAGTCGCTGCCGCTGGTGCAGGAGCACTACACGCGCATCATCGCCAGCAAGCTGCTGGGGCTGCTGAGCAACAACGTGCAGCGTCAGGAGCTGTCGGAAAGTAGCCCGTCGTTCGAGCGCCTGGTGCAGTTCATCGAAGAGAACCTCAAGCAGGACATCAGCGTCGAGCAACTGGCTCAGCTCGCGCACATGAGCCCGCGCTCGCTCTACGCGCTGTTCGAGAAATACCTGCGCACCACGCCCAAGCACTACATCCGCCAGCGCAAGCTCGAGCGCGTGCATGCCTGTCTGAAGGATCCGACGTCCAAGGTGCGCAACGTCACCGAGGTGGCGCTGGACTACGGCTTCCTGCATCTCGGGCGCTTCTCCGAGAGCTACAAGAGTGCCTTCGGCGAGTTGCCCTCCGATACCCTGCGACGCCGCGAATCCTGA